The segment ATTCGGCAGCAGCGCCACGGTGGGCCGGTCACCACCCGGGTCGGGCAGTTCTCCGTCGCGCTCGGAATCGGTCACGCCGAGCGTCAGTGGGCCCGCGGTAGCGGCCAGGTCGTCCAGCCAGTCGCTGGCGGCCAGCAGGGTCTGTTTCGGGGCCAGCACGACGATGCGGCCGGCACTGCCGGCAGGCACGGAGCGGGCGGTGATCCAGGCGGACAAACGTGAGAACATGGCGGGCTGTCATCCGGTGGTCAGCGGGAGGGCCGGCATTATACGAGAGCCGGCGCGCCGGGGCCGCCCCGCGTCGGAGAGTGCAAGGCATGCAGATACGCTGGATCGTGGGACTGATCGCGATGGCCGTGATTATGGCGCTGGCGATGTGGGTCTATTCCAACCCGGGCGGTCAGCGTACCCAGCAGTTCACCGACCTGCCCTGGCAGGTGCAGGTGATCGACGAGCAGCGTACCCGCGTGCTGGGTATTACGCTGGGTGAATCCACCATGGCGGACCAGATGGGCCGTCTGCCGGTGCCGGATATCCGCCTGTTCGTGGACCCGGACGGGAGCCGTTCGGTCGAGGCCTATTACGTGAACGCGCGCATTCCCCCGTTCGAGACGAACCTGGTTCTGCGCCCGGATCTGGACGAGGCCGACCTTGATCGCATCGAGTCCCAGACGACCTCCGATCGGCCCATGCCCAGCGGGGCATGGCGCTACGGGTTGAGCGACGAGGCGCTCAGTTCGCTGGGCAATGTGCCGATCGTCGAGATGAGCTACATCCCCCGCGCGCGCTGGACCCACGACGTTCTGGTGGAGCGCTTTGGCGAACCGGCCGAACGTATGCAGGTCGATTCCGACCACAGCTACTGGCTTTATCCCGACCGCGGCCTGGCCATCATGGTGCCGCGCCGGGGCCGCGTGCTGATGCATTTTGTCACCCAGGAGCGCTGGGCCCAGACGGTGAGTCGTTTGCGTGATGAAGGACGGCGCATGCTCGGCGAGGACCATGAGTGACCCTGCAGACGAGCCCCCGGTCCCGTTCTGGGAGCGCCCGCTCGAGACGCTGAGCCACGCCGAGTGGGAGGCCCTTTGCGACGGCTGCGGCCGCTGCTGCCTGCACAAGCTGGAAGACGAGGATTCGGGTGACCTGGCCTTTACCTGGCTGGCCTGCGACCTGCTCGACTGCGAGACCGGCGCCTGTTCGGACTACGCAAATCGCCGCAACTTCGTGCCCGACTGCATCCAGCTCACCCTGGAAGACCTGGCCAGCTACCACTGGCTGCCGCCGACCTGCGCCTACCGACTGCGCTTCGAAGGCCAGCCGCTGCCCACCTGGCACCCGCTGCTGACGGGCGATCCGGAGACGGTCAAGCAAGCCCGCGTCTCGGTGGCCGGCCGGGTCATCCGCGAGTGTGATGCCCCGGACCTCCCCCTGATCGACTACGTGGTCGACTGGCCCGGCGAGGTGCCGGAGTCCGCGCGTCTGTGGCGCCCGGTGGTACGGCTCCCGCAGGAGTAGCGATGTCGGGCTACGTCGACCTGTTCGTGTACGGGACACTGAAGCAGGGCTTCGCCAACCACCGGACGTTCTGCAAGAAGGCCCTGAAGATCCGCGCCGCCACGATTGCCGGACAGCTCTATGACCTGCCCGTGGGTTATCCCGCCGTGCAGATTCCCGACAACAGCATTCTCCTGAAGGCCGGTCAGGACCCGGCCCGTGACGCGGGGCGTCAGCACCGCTTTCGGGGTCTGACGCAGCCAGCCCCGGAGGGGGCGCAGGGGCTTGTGCACGGCGAGTGGATTCGCCTGCCCGACCCGCCACGGACCCTGCCGCACGTCGACGCCCTCGAGGGTGTACGCCCGGACGGCCGCGGGGAGTATCGCCGCGCCCTGGTGCCCGCCTGGACCGAGGATGGTCCGGCTGCCCTCTGGGTCTACTGGATGCCACGCCTGCCGCCCGGCGCGCGCCATCTGGCGGACGGCACCTGGCCGGCACGGCCCTGAACCGCCTGGCTCAGCTGTGGTGGTCCTGTAGCGTCCGCTCCACGATCCGCGCGGGGTGTAGGATGCTGATGGGCGCAGCGAATCGCATCACATTGGGGCTGAGATAGGTTCCACGCTTGAAGCGATGCGATGCGCTCATCGCATCCTGCGTTTTGCCTTGTGGTCTTCGTGCAGGACTAGCCAGCAGCGGCGAGGAGTTCGCGGGCGTGGGTGCGGGTGGTTTCGGTGAGCTGGGTGCCGCCGATCAGGCGGGCCAGGGCCTCTATGCGGCGCTCGTCGTCCAGCGGCTGGATGGCGGTGCGGGTGCCGTCCTTGCCGTGCGACTTCTGCACCTCCAGTTGCTGGTGGGCCTGGGCGGCGACCTGCGCCAGGTGGGTCACGCACAGGACCTGATGGCGCTCGCCCAGGGTGCGCAGCTTGCGCCCGACGACCTCGGCGACCGCGCCGCTGATGCCACTGTCGACCTCGTCGAAAATCAGCGTGGGCACGGTCTGCTGCTGGCTGGCCAGCACCTGTAGCGCGAGCCCGATACGCGAGAGTTCGCCGCCGGAGGCGACCTTCGCCATCGGCTGGGGGGCGGCGCCGGGGTTCGCGGCGACGCGGAACTCGATGTGATCCACGCCGTGTGCCTGCGGCTTGTCGGCGGGCTCGATGGCGATCTCGAAGTGGCCGCCGGCCATGCCCAGCTCCTGCATGGTGTCGGTGACTGCCTGACCGATGCGCTTGGCGGTCTGCCGGCGGGCCTTGCTGAGCGCCGCGGCGGCCGCATCAAAGGCCGTGCGAGTCTCCTGCTCGCGCGCCTCCAGGGCCTCGAGGGTCTGGTCGCCGTTCTCCAGGGCGTCCCGCTCGGTCTGCAGTTCGTCGTGCAGGCCCGGCAGGGCCTCGGGGTCGACCCGGTGCTTGCGCGCCAGGCGCAGGTATTCGCCGACGCGCTGGTCCAGTTCGGCCAGGCGCTCCGGGTCCAGTTCGATGCCGTCGGCCAGTCGGCGCAGGGTGTCGTTGGCCTCGTCGATCTGGATGCGCGCCGATTCCAGTAGCTCGACAGCCGGGTTGACCCGTTCGTCGTGCTGCGCGGCGTCCTGCAGCGCGTGCAGGACATGGCCGATCCGGGAATCGACGCCGGCGTCGTCCTCGATCTGCTGGCTGGCGGTCTGCAGCGCGGTCAGCACCTCGGTGCCGTGGGCGAGCTGGTTCTGCTCGACCAGCAGTTGCGGGTACTCGTCCTGTACCGGGGCCAGTTCGGCCAGCTCGGTGGTCTGGAAGCGCAGCAGGTCGAGGCGGTCGGAGGTGTCGGCCTGGCTCTCGCGGGCCTGTTCCAGCGCGCGGGCGGCCTCGCGCCAGGCGCCATGGGCCTCGCGCACGCGGGACACCCGGTCGCCCTCGAGGAAGCCGTCCAGCCAGTGGCGCTGGGTGTCGCGCTGCAGCAGTTGCTGGTGCGCGTGCTGACCGTGGATGTCCACCAGCCACTCGCCCAGCGTGCGCAACTGGCCGACCGCGACCGGGCGGCCGTTGATCCAGGCGCGGCTCTTGCCCTGACGGGTCAGGACCCGCCGCAGCAGCACCGTGTCGTCGTCGGGGTCCGCCAGCTCCTGTTCGGCCAGCCACCTGCCGGCCGGGCCCGTGTCGGGCAGGGCGAACTCGGCGGACAGGTCGGCCTGTTGGGTACCCTCGCGCACCATGCCGGCGTCGGCGCGATCCCCCAGCAGCTGGCCGATCACGTCGATCAGGATGGACTTGCCGGCGCCGGTCTCGCCGGTCAGGGCGCTCAGGCCCGTGTCCAGCTCCAGCTCGAGGTGGTCGATGATGGCGAAGTCGCGGATGCTGATCAGTCGCAGCATGGCGGGATCAGGGCTGCTCGCCCCAGCGCAGCTTGGTGCGCAGGACACGCAGGAAGTAGTGCTCGCGCGGGTGGATCAGGGTCAGGTTGCGCTCGCGGCGGCGAATGCGCACCAGATCGCCGGGGGCGAAATCGATGTTCTCCTGGCCATCCAGTGCGATCTGAGCCGGCGACCGGCTGCCGCTGGACAGGCGAATCTCCACCGTGGAGCGGCCGCTGACGACCAGAGGGCGGTGGTTCAGGCTGTGCGGGCAGACCGGCACCATGACCATCGCATCCAGCTGCGGGGTCAGAATCGGGCCGCCGGCGGACAGGGCATAGGCGGTGGAGCCGGTGGGCGTAGCCACGACCAGCCCATCGGCGCGCAGGCGGCCGATGTCCATGCCGTCGATCGCGGTGTCGAACTCGATGATGCGCACGACGCTGAGCACATGCAGCACGACGTCGTTGAGCGCGATGCCCTCGTGGATGGTGACACCGTCACGGATCAACTCGGCCTCGAGCATCGCACGCGGTTCCAGCTCATAGGCCCCGTCGAGCACCTCGCCCAGTTCCTCGCAGGCGGTCTCCGGCGAGACATCCACCAGAAAACCGAGACGCCCCAGGTTGATCCCGAGTACCGGCGTCTCGGCATCCGCGATCCGGCGTGCGGTGGACAGCAGCGTACCGTCGCCGCCGATGACAACCAGCAGGTCGGCCGCTTCGGCGAGTTCAGCCAGGGGGAGCAGCGGGATATCGTCCGGGCGCTCGAAGCCGGGGATGTCCTCCTCCATTCGGACCTGGCGGCCGCGCGTGCGAAGCAGTTCGACCAGCCGGCCCACCAGTGGGCCCGTGCGCGAGTCGCTGGCCTTGCCCACCAGCCCGATCGTGTTGAATTCCGGCATCATGGCGGCATTATCCGGAAAAGGGCGGGGGACTGCATCCGCGGTTTCTTGACGTCTCCTGGTCTGGGGCAAACACTTGGGCCTGTCACTCGCCCCAATGGAGCGCTGATCAACGATGGAAAATGCGGCGATCAATCTGGATGCCAGGGCCCGTACCCTGCTGCGGACCCTGATCGAGAGCTATATCCGCGACGGTCAGCCGGTCGGCTCGCGTACCCTCGCGCGCACCTCCGGGCTCAAGGTCAGCGCGGCCACGGTGCGCAATGTGATGGCCGATCTCGAGGATCTGGGTCTGATTCAGGCACCGCATACCTCCGCCGGGCGGATCCCGACCGCGAGCGGCTACCGCCTGTTCGTCGACAGTCTGCTGCAGGTGCGCGAACCGACGGTCGAGGAGATTCGCGCGATCCAGTCGGGTTTCGACCCGAACGCGACCACCCAGGACCTGATGGGGGCGACCTCCAACCTGTTGTCGCAGGTGACGCGCATGGCCGGCATGGTGCGCCTGCCGCGCCACCGCAACGTGGCGCTCAGTCAGCTCGAGTTCCTGCGCCTGGGCGAACGCCGGGTCCTGGCGATCCTGGTGATCGATGGCAAGGAGGTGCAGAACCGCGTGCTGGAACTGGAGCGCGACTTCGACCAGGACCAGCTTCAGCGCATGGCCAACTATCTGAACGCGCACCTGGCCGGCAAGAGCCTGCACGCGGTGCGCGATGCCCTGCTGCGCGAGATGCGCGACGTGCGCGAGAACCTGGACGCGATGATGCTGGCGGCCATTGATCTCGGCGAGAAGGCCGTGGCCGGCGAAGACCCGGACGACGTCGTGGTGGCGGGGCAGACCCACCTGCTCAGCTACGAGGAACTAGCCGACATCGACCGCCTGCGTCAGTTGCTGGAGGCCTTCAACGAGAAGCGCGAGATCCTCGGGATTCTGGATCAGTGCATCCGCAGCGATCGGGTACAGATCTTCATCGGCCGCGAGTCCGGGCTCGACTGGTTCGAAAACTGTTCGGTGGTCACGGCCCCCTACAGTGTCGACGGGGAAGTGGTCGGCGTGCTCGGGGTGATCGGACCCGCGCGCATGTCCTACGATCGCGTGATCCCGATTGTGGACGTGACCGCGCGCTTGCTGGGCTCGGCGCTCGGTGACCCGGTCCATGACACGAAATAGCCGGACACCCTTGAAACCGCTCCGGGTGCCCCCAGAGTCCCGATAGTTAAACCGAATTGATTCGCGTATGCCGCCCGCAGGGTCCGGCATGCGTTTTACTTTTCACCGATTCTTACGAGGCAGACATGTCCGATCAGCGTGAACCCCAGGAACCGGCGGAAGCATCCGAGGCCGCGGATTCGGAGCACACCCAGCCCGAGGGCGCCGAGGCCGTCGATAATACTGACGCGCGCCTGCAGGAGCTCGAGGCCCTGGCCGAGGAACGCCGCGACCAGGCCCTGCGTGCCCAGGCGGAGCTGGAAAACCAGCGCCGGCGCTTCGAGCGCGAGCTGGAGAATGCGCACAAGTACGCGATGGAAAAATTCGCCTCCGAGATGCTGGAGGTGGGCGATTCCCTGGAGATGGGCCTGCAGGCCGCCCGCGAGTCCAAGGATGTCGAGCGTATCATCGAGGGCGCCGAGCTGACCCTGAAGAACCTGAATCGGGTTTTCGAGAAGTTCGGTATCCAGGCCGAGGACCCCACCGGCGAGCGTTTCGATCCGGAGCGCCATCAGGCGATGTCCATGCAGGAAGACCCGGAGAATCCGCCGAATACCGTGGTGGCGACCATGCAGAAGGGCTACCTCCTGCAGGACCGCGTGCTGCGCCCGGCGATGGTCGTGGTCTCCAAGGCGCCCGCCTCGCCGAATATCGACGAGAGCGCCTGATCCGGTCCCTTCGGGCGGGTTTTCGGGGCGCGTGACACGGCGTCCCTTGAAAACACGGCCCGGGGCCCCAAATTCCCGTACAAGTTGGCAGAGACTCTTTCTCTGCCGAGCAACAATTTTCGCATCAGGAGAATTCAGCCATGGGCAAGATCATCGGTATCGACCTCGGGACCACCAACTCCTGCGTCGCCGTCATGGAAGGCGACCAGGCCAAGGTCATCGAAAACGCGGAAGGCACCCGCACCACCCCGTCCATCGTCGCGTTCAGTGACGATGGCGAGGTGCTGGTCGGCCAGTCCGCCAAGCGCCAGGCGGTCACCAACCCGCAGAACACCATCTTTGCGGCCAAGCGCCTGATCGGGCGCAAGTTCGAGGAAGACGAGGTCCAGAAGGACATCAAGCTCGTCTCCTACAACATCGTGAAGGCCGACAATGGCGATGCCTGGGTCGAGGTGCAGGGCAAGAAGATGGCCCCGCCGGAGATCTCCGCGCGTGTGCTGCAGAAGATGAAGAAGACCGCTGAGGACTACCTGGGCGAGCCCGTGACCGAGGCGGTCATTACCGTCCCGGCCTACTTCAACGACTCCCAGCGTCAGGCGACCAAGGACGCCGGCAAGATCGCCGGGCTCGAGGTCAAGCGCATCATCAACGAGCCGACCGCAGCCGCGCTGGCCTACGGCATGGACAAGCAGCGCGGGGATCGCAAGATCGCCGTGTATGACCTGGGTGGCGGTACCTTCGACGTCTCGATCATCGAGATCGCCGAGGTCGACGGCGAGCACCAGTTCGAGGTGCTGGCGACGAACGGCGATACCTTCCTGGGTGGCGAGGACTTCGACAACCGCCTGATCGACTACCTGGTCGAGGAGTTCAAAAAGGATCAGGGCATCGACATCAAGGGCGACCCGCTGGCGATGCAGCGCGTGAAGGAGGCCGCCGAGAAGGCCAAGATCGAGCTGTCCTCCAGCCAGCAGACCGAGGTCAACCTGCCGTACATCACGGCCGACAACACCGGGCCGAAGCACCTGGCGCTGAAGATTACCCGCGCCAAGCTGGAGAGCCTGGTTGACGACCTGGTCAAGCGTTCCATCGAGCCGTGCAAGGTCGCGCTGAAGGATGCCGGCCTGTCCGCCTCCGAGGTGGACGACGTGATCCTGGTCGGCGGCCAGACCCGCATGCCCAAGGTGCAGGAAGCGGTGCAGGCGTTCTTCGGCAAGGAGCCGCGCAAGGATGTGAACCCGGATGAGGCCGTCGCGGTCGGTGCCGCGGTGCAGGCCGGTGTGCTGGGTGGCGACGTCAAGGACGTGCTGCTGCTGGACGTGACCCCGCTGTCGCTCGGGATCGAGACGATGGGCGGCGTGATGACCAAGCTGATCGAGAAGAACACCACCATCCCGACCCGGGCCAATCAGGTGTTCTCCACCGCCGAGGACAACCAGACCGCGGTGACCGTGCACGTGCTGCAGGGTGAGCGCGAGATGGCCAGCGCCAACAAGTCGCTGGGTCGCTTCGACCTTCAGGACATCCCGGCCGCGCCGCGCGGTGTGCCGCAGATCGAGGTCACCTTTGACATCGACTCCAACGGCATCCTGAATGTGTCGGCCAAGGACAAGGCGACCGGCAAGGAAAACAAGATCGTGATCAAGGCCTCCTCCGGCCTGTCCGACGAAGAAGTCGAACAGATGGTCAAGGACGCCGAGGCCCACGCCGAGGAAGACAAGAAGTTCCAGCAGCTGGTCGGCGCGCGCAACCAGGCCGATGCCCTGGTGCACTCGGCCGAGAAATCGCTGAAGGACCTGAGTGACCAGGTCTCCGACGACGAGCGTTCCGCGATCGAGGCGGCCGTTGCCGAGGTCAAGAAGGCGATGGAGGGGGATGACGTCGAGGCCATCGAACAGTCCACCCAGAAGCTGGCCGAGGCCTCCGGCAAGCTGGCCGAGAAGGCCTACGCCCAGGGTGCCGATGCCGCGGGCGAGGCCGGGGCCGAGCAGGCCAGTGGCGAGCAGCAGGCCGACGACGTCGTGGACGCCGAGTTCGAGGAAGTCGACGACGACCAGAAGAAGCAGGGCTGATGCCACATCCGGTGGGGCCTGGTGCCCCACCGCCAGGGAGACCTGCGTTTCCCTGTCGTTTTAACGCAGCGCCCGGGGTACTCTCCGGGCGTTTGCGTGAAGGCGCTCCGCGTTCACGCAAACATTCGGGCTAGCTGGGAATGACCATGTCACAACGCGACTACTACGAGGTGCTGGGTGTCTCCAAGGACGCCTCGGCCGCCGACATCAAGAAGGCTTTTCGCCGCCTGGCGATGAAGTACCACCCCGACCGCAATCCGGGGGATGAGGAGGCCGAGGCCAAGTTCAAGGAGGCGCGCGCCGCCTATGACGTCCTCAGTGACGACCAGAAGCGTGCGGCCTACGACCGCTACGGCCATGCCGGTGTCGATGGCGCGGCCGGGGGCTTTGGTGGTGGTGCCGGGGCCTCCAATTTCTCGGATATCTTCGAGGATATCTTTGGCGACATCTTCGGGGGTGGCGGTGGTCGCGCGCGCGGTTCGCGTGCGTTCCGTGGTTCCGACCTGCAGTACAACCTGGACCTGACCCTCGAGGAGGCCGTGTTCGGCACCGAGGTCAAGATCCGCATCCCGACCACCGTCTCCTGCCAGGCCTGTGACGGTTCGGGTGCCGAACCGGGGACCTCGCCAGAGACCTGCCCGACCTGCAACGGCGTGGGGCAGGTGCGCATCCAGCAGGGCTTCTTCTCGGTGCAGCAGACCTGCCCGCGCTGCGAGGGCTCGGGCAAGATCGTCGCCAATCCCTGCAAGGCCTGTAACGGCAACGGCCGGGTGCAGGAGCAGAACACGCTGGATGTGAAGATCCCCGCCGGGGTCGACAGCGGTGACCGCATCCGCCTGGCCGGCCAGGGCGAGGCCGGGGTCAACGGCGGGCCCCCCGGAGATCTCTACGTGCAGGTGCGGGTCAAGCCGCACAAGCTGTTTCGCCGCGAGGGCTCGGACCTGCATATTGAGGTCCCGATCTCGTTTGCCACCGCCGCACTCGGCGGCGAGCTGGAGGTTCCCTGCCTGGATGGCCGAGTGAAGCTGAAGGTGCCGGCCGAGACCCAGACCGGCAAGCAGTTCCGCGTCGGTGGCAAGGGCGTGCAGTCCGTGCACGGGGGGGGTGTCGGCGATCTGATCTGCCGCGTGACCGTGGAGACCCCGATCAACCTGACCAAGGAGCAAAAGGCGCTGCTGCGCCAGTTCGAGGACTCGACCCAGGCAGGTGGCACCAAGCACAGCCCGCAGGCGCACTCCTGGCTGGATGGCGTGAAGGGCTTTTTCGAGGATCTGAACTTCTGGTCGAAATAGGCGGCGGTCAGGTCGCCTCGAAGTCGAACGTTGGTTTGGCGAGAGGCGACTGGATGAAGTACCCCTGCACCAGGTTGACGTTCAGCCCGTAGAGCACGGCCAGCACGCTGGCATCCTCCACGTGCGGCACGATTACCTGCTTGCCCTTGGCGTGTGCCGCATCGACATATTCGCGGATCGCCTCCTGGTTTTCCTCGTTCTCCGCCAGCCCCTCGACGAACGACGGGTCGAGCTTGATGTGGTCGGCCTCCAGGTGCTGCAGCAGCTGGAACGGGTTCAGGCCATTGCCGAAGTCGTCGATGCACAGGTGGCTGTGCATCTCGACCAGGCCGCGCGATACATTCATCGCTGGCTTCAGGTTGGTGACAACGGTCGGCTCCTTGAGCTCGACCACGACGTTGTCGGCCGGGATGCGCAGGGCGTGCAGGTCATCGTTGAGCCAGCTGACCACGGTCGGATCGCCCATTGAGCCGGTGCCCAGCTTCAGGAAAAACTGGGTCTTGGGCTGGGTCTTCAGGCACCCGGCGAGTTCGGTCAGCGCGGTCTTGACGATCCAGCGATCCACGGCCGGGGCCATGCCGGTGCGTTCGGCCGCAGGCAGGAAGGCGGGTGGTTCGTGCAGGTGGCCGTCGGCGTCGCGCAGGCGCACGAACACCGAATAGCGCGGCCGGTCGTTGCCGTGCAGATGCACGATCGGCTGGAAGCGAAGCTCCAGGCGGTCATGGTCCAGGGCGTCCTGGATACGCAGCTTCCACTGCTGGTCGGCCTGACCCTGGGTCAATT is part of the Thioalkalivibrio sp. K90mix genome and harbors:
- a CDS encoding YcgN family cysteine cluster protein, translating into MSDPADEPPVPFWERPLETLSHAEWEALCDGCGRCCLHKLEDEDSGDLAFTWLACDLLDCETGACSDYANRRNFVPDCIQLTLEDLASYHWLPPTCAYRLRFEGQPLPTWHPLLTGDPETVKQARVSVAGRVIRECDAPDLPLIDYVVDWPGEVPESARLWRPVVRLPQE
- a CDS encoding gamma-glutamylcyclotransferase, with translation MSGYVDLFVYGTLKQGFANHRTFCKKALKIRAATIAGQLYDLPVGYPAVQIPDNSILLKAGQDPARDAGRQHRFRGLTQPAPEGAQGLVHGEWIRLPDPPRTLPHVDALEGVRPDGRGEYRRALVPAWTEDGPAALWVYWMPRLPPGARHLADGTWPARP
- the recN gene encoding DNA repair protein RecN, translating into MLRLISIRDFAIIDHLELELDTGLSALTGETGAGKSILIDVIGQLLGDRADAGMVREGTQQADLSAEFALPDTGPAGRWLAEQELADPDDDTVLLRRVLTRQGKSRAWINGRPVAVGQLRTLGEWLVDIHGQHAHQQLLQRDTQRHWLDGFLEGDRVSRVREAHGAWREAARALEQARESQADTSDRLDLLRFQTTELAELAPVQDEYPQLLVEQNQLAHGTEVLTALQTASQQIEDDAGVDSRIGHVLHALQDAAQHDERVNPAVELLESARIQIDEANDTLRRLADGIELDPERLAELDQRVGEYLRLARKHRVDPEALPGLHDELQTERDALENGDQTLEALEAREQETRTAFDAAAAALSKARRQTAKRIGQAVTDTMQELGMAGGHFEIAIEPADKPQAHGVDHIEFRVAANPGAAPQPMAKVASGGELSRIGLALQVLASQQQTVPTLIFDEVDSGISGAVAEVVGRKLRTLGERHQVLCVTHLAQVAAQAHQQLEVQKSHGKDGTRTAIQPLDDERRIEALARLIGGTQLTETTRTHARELLAAAG
- a CDS encoding NAD(+) kinase, yielding MMPEFNTIGLVGKASDSRTGPLVGRLVELLRTRGRQVRMEEDIPGFERPDDIPLLPLAELAEAADLLVVIGGDGTLLSTARRIADAETPVLGINLGRLGFLVDVSPETACEELGEVLDGAYELEPRAMLEAELIRDGVTIHEGIALNDVVLHVLSVVRIIEFDTAIDGMDIGRLRADGLVVATPTGSTAYALSAGGPILTPQLDAMVMVPVCPHSLNHRPLVVSGRSTVEIRLSSGSRSPAQIALDGQENIDFAPGDLVRIRRRERNLTLIHPREHYFLRVLRTKLRWGEQP
- the hrcA gene encoding heat-inducible transcriptional repressor HrcA — its product is MENAAINLDARARTLLRTLIESYIRDGQPVGSRTLARTSGLKVSAATVRNVMADLEDLGLIQAPHTSAGRIPTASGYRLFVDSLLQVREPTVEEIRAIQSGFDPNATTQDLMGATSNLLSQVTRMAGMVRLPRHRNVALSQLEFLRLGERRVLAILVIDGKEVQNRVLELERDFDQDQLQRMANYLNAHLAGKSLHAVRDALLREMRDVRENLDAMMLAAIDLGEKAVAGEDPDDVVVAGQTHLLSYEELADIDRLRQLLEAFNEKREILGILDQCIRSDRVQIFIGRESGLDWFENCSVVTAPYSVDGEVVGVLGVIGPARMSYDRVIPIVDVTARLLGSALGDPVHDTK
- the grpE gene encoding nucleotide exchange factor GrpE, producing the protein MSDQREPQEPAEASEAADSEHTQPEGAEAVDNTDARLQELEALAEERRDQALRAQAELENQRRRFERELENAHKYAMEKFASEMLEVGDSLEMGLQAARESKDVERIIEGAELTLKNLNRVFEKFGIQAEDPTGERFDPERHQAMSMQEDPENPPNTVVATMQKGYLLQDRVLRPAMVVVSKAPASPNIDESA
- the dnaK gene encoding molecular chaperone DnaK: MGKIIGIDLGTTNSCVAVMEGDQAKVIENAEGTRTTPSIVAFSDDGEVLVGQSAKRQAVTNPQNTIFAAKRLIGRKFEEDEVQKDIKLVSYNIVKADNGDAWVEVQGKKMAPPEISARVLQKMKKTAEDYLGEPVTEAVITVPAYFNDSQRQATKDAGKIAGLEVKRIINEPTAAALAYGMDKQRGDRKIAVYDLGGGTFDVSIIEIAEVDGEHQFEVLATNGDTFLGGEDFDNRLIDYLVEEFKKDQGIDIKGDPLAMQRVKEAAEKAKIELSSSQQTEVNLPYITADNTGPKHLALKITRAKLESLVDDLVKRSIEPCKVALKDAGLSASEVDDVILVGGQTRMPKVQEAVQAFFGKEPRKDVNPDEAVAVGAAVQAGVLGGDVKDVLLLDVTPLSLGIETMGGVMTKLIEKNTTIPTRANQVFSTAEDNQTAVTVHVLQGEREMASANKSLGRFDLQDIPAAPRGVPQIEVTFDIDSNGILNVSAKDKATGKENKIVIKASSGLSDEEVEQMVKDAEAHAEEDKKFQQLVGARNQADALVHSAEKSLKDLSDQVSDDERSAIEAAVAEVKKAMEGDDVEAIEQSTQKLAEASGKLAEKAYAQGADAAGEAGAEQASGEQQADDVVDAEFEEVDDDQKKQG
- the dnaJ gene encoding molecular chaperone DnaJ; amino-acid sequence: MTMSQRDYYEVLGVSKDASAADIKKAFRRLAMKYHPDRNPGDEEAEAKFKEARAAYDVLSDDQKRAAYDRYGHAGVDGAAGGFGGGAGASNFSDIFEDIFGDIFGGGGGRARGSRAFRGSDLQYNLDLTLEEAVFGTEVKIRIPTTVSCQACDGSGAEPGTSPETCPTCNGVGQVRIQQGFFSVQQTCPRCEGSGKIVANPCKACNGNGRVQEQNTLDVKIPAGVDSGDRIRLAGQGEAGVNGGPPGDLYVQVRVKPHKLFRREGSDLHIEVPISFATAALGGELEVPCLDGRVKLKVPAETQTGKQFRVGGKGVQSVHGGGVGDLICRVTVETPINLTKEQKALLRQFEDSTQAGGTKHSPQAHSWLDGVKGFFEDLNFWSK